CGGAACTGTTGTGGGTAGGTCCTCACGCAACTCTTGAAGCCATTGAAAAAGCCAGAAAAGAGTTGCACCTAGACGAACCTATATATGTTCAACTCGCATATTACTTAAAGGACTTCTTTACCGGCAACTGGGGTGTGTCGTGGAGAACAAAGCAACCAGTTCTCCAGGATATACTCTCAGCGCTACCCGCAACCCTAGAGCTAGTGGTAACAGGCTTTATAATAGCTGTAATCGCTGGCATACCGCTAGGCTTCTACTCAGCCTTAAGACTGGGAAGTGTAAAAGATGACGTAATTCGTAGCATAGCTGTGATCGGAGCGTCTATACCCGTCTTCTGGGTAGCATTAATATTGCAACTTGTATTTGGAATCTGGCTTAAGATGCTACCGGCCGGTGGACGCATCGATACAGCACTCGCAATGGCGACAGGCTTCAGACCTATAACAGGTTTTTACCTACTCGACTCGTTAATAGAGGGCAACATAGCAGTATTCATAGATGTTTTAAAAAGACTGATTTTGCCAGCGATAACAG
This Sulfolobales archaeon DNA region includes the following protein-coding sequences:
- a CDS encoding ABC transporter permease; amino-acid sequence: MPVTYEYVIKRLFLLVLVVLGVLVITFILTRVIPARPELLWVGPHATLEAIEKARKELHLDEPIYVQLAYYLKDFFTGNWGVSWRTKQPVLQDILSALPATLELVVTGFIIAVIAGIPLGFYSALRLGSVKDDVIRSIAVIGASIPVFWVALILQLVFGIWLKMLPAGGRIDTALAMATGFRPITGFYLLDSLIEGNIAVFIDVLKRLILPAITVSLYPLSLTIRMVRSLAVEVLNENFVRFLEVNGIKRRTLIYRYVLRSVISPVIASLGLSFGYTLIGAFMVELVYLWPGIGYYVGMALLSYDYPAVLGSIVFVALFYSVINLIVDLIYAWIDPRVKL